The DNA segment GTACAGTGTACAGTGGTTGAGCATCCAGAGCCGCAGTATCACCCGCATTTCTTTTCCCCTAAGATACCGTACGTTTCATATGCATGTCACATCGTTATCTAGACAAAGAAAGTACGATACAACAGAGTCCTTCTCAACATGACTCAAACCACTTGACCAGACTGGAATGGATGGTAATGATCCAGATCTATCTTTTCCAGGGTCTTTTCAACCCGATCCAAAGCTCTTAACAATCTCTTATTCTTGGCCGCTttgctctcttctctcttctttctcctcgtcgtcgacacTTTTCCCGGAGACgcggatgatgacgatactgaagcctcttccacttctctccttgatctcttTTTCCCAATGCACgtatcttcctccatcgtCATGTGTTCGTCagtcgtcttctcttctccctccgcCGATACCATCGACAAGATCTCCCTGACTTTACCTTCGACCACCTTGTCGTATGCGCTCGTCAATGACGTAAAGTACCCTTTGGTAAACTCTTCAACGCCTTTGATGGAAGGGTACCATATCTTCAGATACAAGTGTTGGTGTCGGATGTCCCCGAGGACTAAGAACGATAAAGCTTGAAGAATCGGAGTGATGGGAAGTGCTACATTTCATTCATTCAGATCAGCCATGAAAAGCCTCTTGTTTAGGCTTCGCTGACGCCGGCGTGGGGAATCAAtgaccactcaccttgtcccGAGACGGCAGCTTGATGCAATGGCGCAACCAACAGATCCAAATCGTCTATCCCTGTTAGAGCGCCGTCTTCGAGGTACTCTTCAATACAGTCTGTAATATCGACAGCACTGAAACCCTCTTGGGGGTCAGCAATCCGTCTCAATGACATTGGTCATACAGACTGAAGCCCCTTGACATACCTAGAAGGCTTGTCGACGCGTGAGAAGCTCGGAAGCACGATCGGCTCGTAGGCCGTGACGTTCTCCAGACCGATCGGACCCAGTGTCGAAGTGACCAGAGCAGGAATCTTGTTGACAAGCTCGACTCCAGACTCGAATATTGACACGGTGGCATCCAGGTCTGCACACGAATCGTTGTAAGAAAGATTGGCGAATACAAGACCGGGAATCGACCCACCATCCGAGCTGTGTCCTAATGTCAATTCTGCGATATCCGTAAATCTCTGCCAGACAGGATACAGTCTCCTGACAACGTCTAGCAAGCCAAAGTCAATCGGGCATCAAGTAGACACATTATGACCTGCGCTCACCTTCCAAGCTGATCACGACCTGTTCCTTCACCGCCAGCTCCGGCATCACTTCGTCCAAAGCCTTAGCGAAGCGCTCGTCCAGGTCATTCGACAGCTGTAGGGACACAATAGCCTTGTGTTCGAAAGCACTGATTTCGCGTACGATTTGTAGCTAAGACGCAGTATGTAAGTGTAAAATCATGTCTCGACGAGACAAAGAGCAACCTCACCCTCTCAGCGAGCTCCTCTAGAgtttcttcctcccatgATAGCACCATTAGTGCAGGGATGTATCGATTGCTTTCGTTTGTGAGACTCTTCATGAGCATGCCTACGCGGTCTTGAGCATCTGCAATATTCCTGTGGTGAAAGTCGCATCAGCTGGACCATCCGCATTCTACGATGATAGTCAAGCTCACTCTGCTACTtttctctcatcatccgttCTCATGGGCACTTCAAACACCATCAAGCCCATATGACTCCATTTCGGTAGCGCCTTCCCGGATTGTAACTCCTTCGTATCGTACAAGACCCCTCCAACTGAGTATTTTtctccatcccttccatcaTGATTGGGTGGAGAAAATTTGGAAATGAGCCATTCTTGCACTTCAGGATCCGGGGACGAGCCAAAGTCGGTTGGGGGTACAGAAATTATGGTCTGCCATATGGGAGCAGAaggtgaggacgaggatgctCCACTCTGCGCAGGAGTAAGAAAAGGTGAGGTATGTCGTGTAAGTGCGTTGAAGAAAGTGGAAGGCGCAAAGAAGTCATCTTTGGACCGTTCGGTCTGGATACGAGAGATTCAGTTAGCTCGTCGAATATCTTTCGGATGGAACTTCGACGCTTACATTGCTGATTTCGATATCGATTTGTAGACTATCGAGCCTGGTGGCTTCCAGCATGGCATCGATATCGCTAACCGGTGTAGAAGTCTCGCTCCGTGAGATAGACATGGATCGGCTTAATCCCATTCCCGTCAAGTTTGTATACATTGCTGCACGTTTTTTCgctgcttcttccctgTTCTGACGCTTGCTCTTCGCCCAGGAACGCCAAAAAGTAATTGCCTTTCTCACAAGGAAGCGTCGTTTGATATCGGCCATGACGGCAAACTGGGCCACAAGTCTTGTTTGTTCCGCAAGCATGAGCTGGAAAGTTTCTCTGGACCAAGCGTTGATCGCTTGAGCCCGGAGTCGTTTCTGTTTGCGGTACTGAGTAGCTGCTGCCTGCTGTTTTACAAATCTGACGATGTCTTCGGAGGCATAATCTTCGACCATCTGGCGAATGACTTCAGCAATCAGTTGATCGCAGACAGCAGGAATTGCTGTGATAcgtcgatgacgatcgaCCTGACTGTCGGACAAAGGTTTGCGCGACACACCAGACGACGACCTGATCGAGCTTGTAAGGAGAGCGAGTGCTGATTTTTTTCGCTGGCGGGGagttgagggagatgagggcTTGGTTACGATCTGCTGAGAAGGAACGATGGGGACGGTGGAAGACAAAGGCTTTGGAGCAATAATTGACGGGCCAGCAGTTGGCGGCGGTGGGGTTTTTACTGACGGGAAAACAGCCGGCTTGGCGGACGGCGGACGTTTCGCGGAAGGTTGCGTGCTGTCTCGTGCACTTCGCTTCTTTTCAGGATCAGCCGCGCTAGAATCCAAACCAATTTGCGGAGCACCAAAGGTGAACGACGAAGTAGGTACGGTAGTGGAAGGAGTTGCCGCCTGAGTATCCGCAGTCCGCGGTGGCTTTGATTTGACGACACTGTCcagagaagggaagaaagatggTTTGACGGATGAGGCGGCAGCGCTTTGAGGGGTCAAAGTGGATGGTGGGACAGCGGTAGGGGGCTTTGTAAAGCTGAAAGCAGGCGCAGCCGAGATAGGTGGAGGAGGCTTGACAGTAGGAGCCAAAGTCGCAGGGATTGGTAGTTTTGGCGCAGGTGATGAAGGCTGAAAACTGAAAGAAGGGGCTTGATTAAGGACGGGTCGTGGAGTGACCAGTGTGgggaaggacgaggatgagaccTTAACAGCGGCAGGAGCCGGAGCAGGTGTCCCATCGATATTTACACCGACTTTGCCGTTCACTATATCGGCGTACGATGCAGTTCCCTTTTTGTCGGTGATGATTTTCCATCGTCTCGTGTATGGTGCATCTCGGTTGTCGTTGAAAGGAGAACCAAGGTTGAGTAGGACACCGACAGGTCCCGATGCATCTTCGTAAACTTCCAAGCCGAACCGTTGGACGATGGCAACGGTCTCCATGTCCGGGTTCTTCGATACTTGGTTAATATCGTCCCATGCCGACTCCTCTTGCTCCTGTTCCTCGCAACCTAAAATGGTGTTCAATGTCTGAACCAGAAgcatctttctctccaccacttctCCTTGTTCATTGACCCTAATTGACTCCGTTCGCAGGCGGGGATACGTTCTGACGAGAGCTCGGAGGGCACTCCGTCTTACCTCGCGAAGGCGAATCTCCACAAGGCAGCTCATGAGGTAAGGCACTCGCTGACCTTTGAGTAGTCTGACGAAACGAGATATCAAGTTTGCTCCAAATTCAGCGTTGAATTTCGATCCCTCCTTCTGAGAATCAAAATTGCGCTGCGCGGCTCGTCGAAGCTCCCAGGCGAGTTGGACAAGtggatgatcgatgatggcaGAGGGAAGTTCGGCGGTAGGAATAGAGACGGACTTTTGGGTAAGATCGTAAATGAGCATATACGCACGGAACTCGGCTTCATTCGGACAGGGAGTCTCTATTCCCAGCTCCTCCCTTCGATCGTTGTAATGTTGTCGTAGACTCGTGAAACCTGTGAAAGTCGTCAGCCAATCTCTGGAGTCACAGAGAATATGAGGATCACTTACACCTGCCTAACTCAGCCGAATCAATATGCATGTCGGTATTTGTTCCAGTCTCCTCTTGTAATTCCCTTAGACAAAGAATATGCCATCTTGCAATTCTCTCGAAACTGGCGATGGCCTCTTCGTGACCCCAGCTACTTTGCATCGCGAACTCCTTCCTGATGGCTCTTGTACGATCTCTGATGAAACCTGCCGAGTACCCCAAGGCCTTGCGAGGAGTAGGTGTTTGcgtagatgatgagggaggAAGTGTCGGCATGATGACCGAGAAGAGATAATCGAGGGTTCGCTGCGATCCGGTTCAGTGAGCTGTGAACAATGAATCGGCACGGCGTTGTTTGATACCTACGACGAGAGTTTGTGGTGTTCTGAGATCAGACGGTAAGATGGCGGAATCACCATGTCCAGCTCCAGCATCAGATCTCGAATAAGCAGCAACGGCCTTCTCAGCATCCATACGCTTATTGGGTCCCTGCAGATCCTCGCCTTGGTCAGTACGGCCATCATACAGATATAGTAGTCGAACTCGGTCACGACTTGACTTACCGCTTCGAAGGGGTGGACTTCTCTTGTATATTCCCTAAATTCCTTCTCGTACTCGGAACACATACGCTCGCACGTCCCTCTCATATCCACCGCGTCTCCGAGCTCCGTCTTGCCGACCTTAATCAAGCCTTGCTGCTCAAacgctctcctctctttgATTCGCATCTCCTCGAGCTGTGATACAAGAGTTCATGAGCTACAGAACGATCTTGCATCTCTTGAGCACCGTCgtagctcacctccttgtAGCGATTTCCAGGAAGCTTGCTGCTGAACCTCGCGGCTCGAGCAGCGAGTCTTGATGCTTTCTGAGACTCATCTTCACTGTCTGGATTGCCAGAGGCGAGAGCATTGTCAGTGACCGGCATAATACAGCTAGATCAGATTGATGAGCCTGAGCCgtcaggaagaggaaaggaacaATGGTTCGGATATAACCCTGTTCTTCGTGATGATatggggaaggaggagaggagcaAAAGGGGTTATCGtttcgatctcatcaaggAGGCATTGACAAGGATCCAGTACCGTGCGTACTGTAGGTTGTGATTGAAGTGTTTGATGCTGTTGAGACAGAagcagacgaggaggagtagGAATGGTTGGTTTTATAGCGCGTCATGTTGCTAAGTTACTTCTTGCAATTGTTGCTCGCTGGGACAAAATCAGACCACGTGGGATACACCATGATGTGGACTACCTTTCTCGCCCATCACGGCTTATCACTTTCCCTCCGAAAGTCGCTCGCCGCTGTCTGTCGTATCTTCACCTTCTATCCACCTCGTTCATCTTCTACTCTTTCCCAGTCTTGTCATTGTGATACTTTCGGATCAACACCAGCAACGATGGCACGACCAATACGATCTCTCATCACTCGTGAGTCAGATGCTCATTGCTATACAAACAAAGGTATGCATCTGACAATCCTTTATTTACAGTCACTCAATCTTCCATCGCCGggccttcttcccttcgaCCTGTTCCACCTACGCTCCGAAGGTCTCCTCTAGGTCCTCAAGTTAGAACGTGAGTACTTTGTCTGCCAACATCCTAGCGACCATCCCGCCTATCTACTTGATATTGACGTTCTCGAGCTACGTTACTGTCACTGAATATGCTTTCCTGACGCAGCGCATTCAATTTGTCTGGATGGGATCGATATCTACCCAAACTACCTAAATGGAAGTCGGAAGAACCTGCCATTGATTCAGAGGTGACAGGACCGATCATCGATGTTCCCGCTACTTCGACGACCGGAACGACTGAAGGTGGACAAGGGGCAGAAGGGACTGGAGGGTTGTTCGATGATATCGCTCAGGAATCGGAGGGAGACAAAATGAGTAGGAAAGCAAGAAAAAGAGGAACGGACACGTTCACGGAGGTCAGTCAGAGGACTCGTCCCCTTCCTGATGTGTTGTCAACCCCTCATATTATTGATCAGAGAATGGTTTGACTGACATTTGGCTATCCCACCTCAATAGCACCGATACAAATCTGATGAACACAAGATTTCTCATCGGAAACTAAACCTCCTCTCCCGTCAAATTGCCAATCTTCCCATCGACGAAGCAATCGTCCAAATGCAATTCTCAGACAAGAGAGCCAGTAGATGGGTCAAGAGCACACTGGCACTTGCACGAGATCATGCTGTCGACAAAAATC comes from the Kwoniella newhampshirensis strain CBS 13917 chromosome 6, whole genome shotgun sequence genome and includes:
- a CDS encoding mitochondrial 54S ribosomal protein uL22m, with protein sequence MARPIRSLITLTQSSIAGPSSLRPVPPTLRRSPLGPQVRTAFNLSGWDRYLPKLPKWKSEEPAIDSEVTGPIIDVPATSTTGTTEGGQGAEGTGGLFDDIAQESEGDKMSRKARKRGTDTFTEHRYKSDEHKISHRKLNLLSRQIANLPIDEAIVQMQFSDKRASRWVKSTLALARDHAVDKNLSRDKLVVAESWVSKGPKISRLDIKGRGKYGIKHHPSARIHVVLREGKTKAEQYQERFQRDLRKVRSAGVVREDRVLRRKVISGWTW